Below is a window of Halolamina sp. CBA1230 DNA.
CGTCCTGTCTCCAAGTGTGCGCCTCGCCAGTCTCGGTACCGGGCGGGGCGTCGCAGAACGCGCAGCCAACGAGGGTCTGCTGCATCACTCGCCCTCCCCGTCGGCGTCGCGGCCGGCCGACCAGACGTTGATAACGAATCTGTTTCATGGCCGTGAAACGGCGGTTCGTGGGGGCAAAAAACCCGTCTCGATTTAATAATCCCCGTCAACAAGGGGGTGGTACCGTGTCCGCGCTTCCGTCGAGAGGTGGCCAGCAATGCAGTCGTAGACTCAATGGCTCGCTGACCAGGTTCTGGGCCGTCCCTTCGTCGACGTCCGCCATGTCGCCGCCGTCGACGTCGCGGTCCTGGGCGAGTTGCACTTGTTCGAACTATCTATTCTACGATGGAGAGCAGCCGATCGCGATGGTTTCGGACGGTCTCCATCGTCACGTCGGCCGCCGCTGCCGCATCGGCTTGGGTCAACGGTGCGTCGTGGGCACAGGCCGCCATGTACAGGCAGGCAGCCGCGAAGCCCGCGGGATGCACACCGGTCGTGACGCCGGCGTCGACGGCCTGCTCAGCCAGCCGTATCGCGTCGTGCTGCACGGCGTCGGTACACCCGAGGTCCGACGCCAGCCGTGGCACGAACTGCGGCGGCGCCATCGGCGACGTGGGCAACCCGAGTGCCTCGTTGAGTACCTTGTAGGCGTTCTCGACGCGTGACTGCGCGACTTGGGCGACCGGCGCCACGTCGGCGATGAGCCGCGAGTGCCCGTTACAGCGACAGACCGCGAACACGCTCGCCGCCGCCATCGCCTCGATCGAGCGCCCTGGTAGCAGTCCGTCGGTCTGCGCCGTCCGGAACAGCTGACACGCCTGATCACGCACGGAATCAGGGAGACCAAGCGCGCTCGCGATCCGCCGGATCTCCGTGAGGCCGTGGCCGAGGTTTCGGTCCTGTGTCGACTGCCACCGGCCGCGGGCGTGCTCGCGGCGCAATCGGGCGAGGCGGCGGCGTTTCTCGGGAGCGAGGTCGCGCCCGGCTGCGTCCTGGTCCGAGCCGATCCGTGTCGAGAGGCCGCGATCGTGCCGGGCAGCGGTCAGCGGCGCGCCAGTCCGCCGTTGCTCGTCCTCCTCGTCGACGTGCCACTCCGGGCCGTGATCGATCGCTTGGTCGTTGATGATCAACCCGCAGTCCTCGCAGACGGTCTCGGCCGTGTTCGTCCGCACCTCCCCACCGCATTCGGGACACGGCTTGGTTACACCACGCTGGACGTCCTCGTCGAACCCGCGATCGTAGATGTTGCTCGTGGGCATTGGGCTCACCTGTACGAGGTCGCGCCACGTCGGCGCGCCCCGCACCCCTCTCGGGGCCGAAAAAC
It encodes the following:
- a CDS encoding transcription initiation factor IIB family protein — protein: MPTSNIYDRGFDEDVQRGVTKPCPECGGEVRTNTAETVCEDCGLIINDQAIDHGPEWHVDEEDEQRRTGAPLTAARHDRGLSTRIGSDQDAAGRDLAPEKRRRLARLRREHARGRWQSTQDRNLGHGLTEIRRIASALGLPDSVRDQACQLFRTAQTDGLLPGRSIEAMAAASVFAVCRCNGHSRLIADVAPVAQVAQSRVENAYKVLNEALGLPTSPMAPPQFVPRLASDLGCTDAVQHDAIRLAEQAVDAGVTTGVHPAGFAAACLYMAACAHDAPLTQADAAAAADVTMETVRNHRDRLLSIVE